One genomic region from Halococcus qingdaonensis encodes:
- a CDS encoding UbiA family prenyltransferase, whose product MAIARHGDGIGGEFAALASQVHPVFMLPPLAASWFGAVLAPSLLPQVAFVHMLAMFFAVYTAHVKDGYVDFYLRSEDDDHPLTLAGCRLGLALSTTGFALCTGWLWLTVGTGAAIVTLPTWFIAYLHAPQLDTNPLGATLGYPLGIALAIVGGFYAQTTAISTPLLAFAAVFLVLLSGIKVIDDAKDYDYDRSIDKRTVAVVLGHERARRSAHLLIALALVGVFAGASLGLFPPSTALAAVAFAVVALATRRFEPRRATELLMRGSYLFLALLFLAVLFRPLS is encoded by the coding sequence ATGGCTATTGCGCGCCACGGCGACGGGATCGGTGGCGAGTTCGCCGCACTCGCCTCGCAGGTCCACCCGGTGTTCATGCTGCCACCGCTCGCCGCGTCCTGGTTCGGCGCGGTGCTCGCGCCGTCGCTCCTGCCGCAGGTGGCGTTCGTCCACATGCTGGCGATGTTCTTCGCGGTCTACACCGCCCACGTCAAGGACGGCTACGTCGATTTCTACCTCCGTAGCGAGGACGACGACCACCCGCTGACGTTGGCGGGCTGTCGCCTCGGGCTCGCGCTCTCGACGACGGGGTTCGCGCTCTGTACCGGCTGGCTCTGGCTCACGGTCGGGACGGGTGCGGCGATCGTGACCCTGCCGACGTGGTTCATCGCCTATCTGCACGCACCCCAACTCGACACCAACCCGCTGGGTGCGACCCTCGGCTACCCGCTCGGCATCGCCCTCGCGATCGTCGGCGGGTTCTACGCACAGACCACGGCGATCTCGACCCCGCTGCTCGCCTTCGCGGCGGTCTTCCTCGTGCTCCTCTCGGGGATCAAAGTCATCGACGACGCGAAGGACTACGACTACGATCGCTCGATCGACAAGCGCACCGTCGCGGTGGTGCTCGGCCACGAGCGCGCCCGCCGGAGCGCCCATCTGCTCATCGCGCTCGCGCTCGTCGGCGTGTTCGCAGGCGCGAGCCTCGGACTGTTCCCCCCGAGCACCGCCCTCGCCGCCGTCGCATTCGCCGTCGTCGCGCTCGCTACGCGTCGGTTCGAACCCCGGCGCGCGACCGAACTGCTCATGCGGGGATCGTATCTGTTCTTGGCGCTACTCTTCCTCGCCGTGTTGTTCCGTCCGCTGTCGTGA